The stretch of DNA ACTATCGAAAGACTAGTTTCACTAGGTATCTGCATCGAGGCGTTCACTCAATTGGCCTAGCTGTATATACCTGATTATTTTGTGATTAATTTTAATTAATATCTGCAACTAATTACATAGCAATTGTTCTTTGTGATGAACAATGCGTTTCTGTTCGGTGCTCGTCGCCGAGCAAACAAAACTGCTAATATGGCGCTGTCTTTGAACCCGCCGACTGAAAAATAAGGATAAACAAATGTCTTTGACCCGTTCCGATTTTGATCAATACATGGTTCCTAATTACGCGCCTGCGGCGTTTGTACCGGTGCGTGGTGCGGGTAGCCGAGTTTGGGATCAGAACGATAAAGAATACATCGATCTGGCTGGCGGTATTGCGGTGAACTCTTTGGGGCACTGCCACCCGGTGCTGGTGAACGCGCTGACCGAGCAAGCCAATAAACTGTGGCATGTCTCGAACGTGTTTACCAACGAGCCAGCATTGGCTTTGGCGAAAAAACTGGTGGAAGCGACGTTTGCCGACAAAGTATTTTTCTGCAATTCAGGCGCTGAGGCGAACGAAGCGGCGCTTAAATTGGCGCGCCGTGCGGCGATTGAGCGCTTTGGTGAGCAAAAGCATCAAGTGCTCTCAACCTTGAATAGTTTCCACGGTCGTACCTTCTTTACTGTGACCGTTGGTGGCCAGCCGAAATATTCCGATGGTTTTGGCCCGAAACCACAGGGTATTGAGTACTTTGAATACAATAATCTCGATAGCCTCAAAGCGCTGATTAACGACAATACCGCCTGCGTGGTGGTTGAGCCGATTCAAGGTGAGGGCGGTGTTTTGCCAGCCGATCCAGCCTTCCTGCAAGGCGTGCGCGAGCTGTGTGACAAACACAATGCATTTTTGATTTTTGATGAAGTGCAAACCGGTATGGGCCGTACGGGCTCACTGTTTGCCTATCAAGAATATGGCGTCGTACCGGATATTCTGAGCAGCGCAAAAAGTTTGGGTGGTGGTTTCCCGATTGGTGCGATGCTGACCACCGCGGATATTGCCAAGCACTTGGTCGCGGGCACTCACGGCACGACTTACGGCGGCAATCCTTTGGGCTGCGCAGTGGCCGGTGCCGTGCTGGATGTGATCAATACCCCTGAGGTGTTGGCAGGTGTGCGTGCCAAGCATCAACAGATCAAGGCCGGTGTTGAGGCGCTCAATGCCAAGTACGGCGTCTTCAAAGAAGTGCGTGGCATGGGCTTGCTGATGGGGTGCGTATTGGCCGATCAATACAAAGATCGTGCTAAAGACGTGCTTAACGCAGCAGCAGCACAAGGCTTGATGGTGTTGATGGCGGGTACCAATGTCGTGCGCTTTGCACCATCGCTAGTGATTAGTGATGAAGAAATCACTACCGCACTGGCACGCTTGGATTTGGCCTTGGCTGCGTTCGTAGCCTAATTACCTTATAGCTTAAAACCAAACCCGCTGAGATCAGCGGGTTTTTTTATGGAAATCGATGATGAAGCTGGCGCTGATTATTGGTGGTTCACGTGGTTTGGGATTGGCTCTGGCCGAGCAATATCGAACGGCGGGCTGGGTTGTATATGAGTTTTCCCGTAGTGGTACAGGGGAGGGGCATATTGAGCTTGACCTTGTTGGGAATGATTTTTCGGCCTATACCAATCTTTTGCAGCAGTTGGCCCAAGC from Chitinibacter fontanus encodes:
- a CDS encoding aspartate aminotransferase family protein, with the protein product MSLTRSDFDQYMVPNYAPAAFVPVRGAGSRVWDQNDKEYIDLAGGIAVNSLGHCHPVLVNALTEQANKLWHVSNVFTNEPALALAKKLVEATFADKVFFCNSGAEANEAALKLARRAAIERFGEQKHQVLSTLNSFHGRTFFTVTVGGQPKYSDGFGPKPQGIEYFEYNNLDSLKALINDNTACVVVEPIQGEGGVLPADPAFLQGVRELCDKHNAFLIFDEVQTGMGRTGSLFAYQEYGVVPDILSSAKSLGGGFPIGAMLTTADIAKHLVAGTHGTTYGGNPLGCAVAGAVLDVINTPEVLAGVRAKHQQIKAGVEALNAKYGVFKEVRGMGLLMGCVLADQYKDRAKDVLNAAAAQGLMVLMAGTNVVRFAPSLVISDEEITTALARLDLALAAFVA